A window of Dehalococcoidales bacterium contains these coding sequences:
- a CDS encoding dockerin type I repeat-containing protein — MAYRRKLLLVLPQNITPQPWHTQNYPYEFINDTAVHYSSGVTCDVYDWKSFQVSLIDQSGHVGAAPNLSIWIEAALTPVESVTWVSSAGRPGPQGQGDVNGDGMVTQADVDLIAQIIALTYVPSPAETFRADVNGDGVIDVLDIGAAQRLIAGNLVPSVIAPGWPTLVVSMPTFGQVRAPLVVAGAGAAVATERALAMMFDEYCCYARLCIQAASVVAGASWQAKVYFASKSG, encoded by the coding sequence ATGGCATATAGAAGGAAATTATTGCTGGTATTACCTCAAAATATAACGCCCCAGCCGTGGCATACCCAAAACTATCCCTACGAGTTTATTAATGATACTGCCGTTCACTATTCATCCGGCGTAACTTGCGACGTGTATGACTGGAAGAGTTTTCAGGTCTCTTTGATAGACCAATCGGGGCATGTGGGAGCGGCGCCAAATCTATCGATATGGATTGAAGCCGCTCTGACTCCTGTGGAAAGTGTCACCTGGGTATCCTCGGCAGGCAGGCCCGGCCCCCAGGGGCAGGGTGATGTAAACGGCGATGGCATGGTTACCCAGGCCGATGTAGACCTGATCGCGCAAATTATTGCTTTGACCTATGTTCCGAGCCCCGCCGAAACCTTTCGAGCCGATGTTAATGGCGATGGAGTCATTGATGTCCTGGATATCGGCGCCGCCCAAAGATTGATAGCTGGCAATCTTGTGCCCAGTGTTATTGCGCCTGGGTGGCCCACGTTGGTTGTTTCTATGCCGACATTCGGGCAGGTGCGAGCGCCGTTAGTGGTGGCAGGCGCTGGTGCAGCCGTGGCCACTGAACGTGCGCTGGCGATGATGTTCGATGAATACTGTTGTTATGCGAGGCTTTGTATTCAGGCGGCTTCGGTTGTTGCCGGAGCCTCTTGGCAGGCTAAAGTATATTTCGCCAGCAAATCGGGCTAG